From the Malaclemys terrapin pileata isolate rMalTer1 chromosome 13, rMalTer1.hap1, whole genome shotgun sequence genome, one window contains:
- the LOC128847851 gene encoding putative protein CRIPAK: TSRVIPHVQCPPGHPAPHVQCPPEHPASRVQCPPEHPPRAVPPGTSRTPLPPGTSRVIPHVQCPPGHPASHVQCPPEHPA, translated from the exons ACATCCCGCGTGATCCCCCACGTGCAGTGCCCCCCGGGACATCCCGCACCCCACGTGCAGTGCCCCCCAGAACATCCCGCATCCCGCGTGCAGTGCCCCCCAGAACATCCCCCACGTGCAGTGCCCCCCGGGACATCCCGCACCCCGC TGCCCCCCGGGACATCCCGTGTGATCCCCCACGTGCAGTGCCCCCCGGGACATCCCGCATCCCACGTGCAGTGCCCCCCAGAACATCCCGCGTGA